The genomic region attctttgttattttttgcatTAGTTTTAGCTCAAGGTAACATAGTACCATGAAGTGTTAACTTCCTAGTTCATTTTTTGTTAGTGTTAGATTTTCAAGGTGTTATGGCATCATGCATAATTCATTAGTTAAATAATGATTACTCTGTATCAGATGTAatgaatgtataaataaatatatgttaatgATTGCCAAAACCTAAGCTTGGCACAAACACACAGGATATAAACAAAcagcttttattttgttactataatGAAAGAATGTGAATGAATACTTTTCTTATCATTACTCCTTTCATACtctatatttaaattaatatattgaattaagAATAGGTCTTGTGCCCCTAGGACTTTTACACACAAACAATAAATGGACACAAGGCACAATGAGtctcgaaacaactatttgaaagcacAAATGATTGTTCTCCTCCTCAATTTTTAaggtttaatcatttttattacagcCATAAATATTACCATAGACTCATTCTTGAACCTGACccatattaatatttgaacCAAACTTATTTCCAGATGGTTAACTCTAGAAAACAACCAGATAGAGACATTGCCGGACACTATGGACAAGATGGAGGCCTTAGTACACTGTAACTTAAGAAATAACAGAGTTAGAGAGTTCCCCATCTCTATCCTCAAGTGCCCCGATCTTATGTTCTTGCAGCTTAATAATAATCaagtaagtttattataaaaaggtgtaattttatgtagCTACATGTAACCCTTCGACTGCCATAGTCGGCTATATTCGACAAATCAAAATGTGCTCACGaggctatatttttgtcgacatttgccgataaaagcgtcgtgagcactttctgatttgttgTATCGTTTAAAGGGTTTAAACAATTAAAGTGAGTATTGAGAATAGTTTCTACTGATCAATATGCTATGCTGCAACAACTGTATGTATActtataccaatattatatacaaaagtttGGATGTTAGCTATCCAAGCAcatcaaaactactgaatggattttgaaatttacacaaatagtttatacaTATTGATAGTCTTCGCTTTAAATGAACACTAATacgtttttttaagtaatataatgTAAGTCATTATATTCTCATTAAACTATTGAGGTCACCTGCACTGTGTGACATAGTgacataaatcaaatattgtTATCTCTCAGAAACAAGtactataataatgtaataaatataatgtaaacagTACACtgacctaaataaaatattactgtaGTAAGAATTTCAGTGATAAACATAGCTTACACTACTTCTGGAAAACATTACGCCTTTTAAACCTTACAGTGTGGACAGAATTCTCacatgaatatttaattattctaggGTTGGGACAAAAAGCTCCTTGAGCTTTTCTGCTAAGAATTTCCCAAGGAATGCCTCCATGCCTCCTAGAATAAGAAAGTCAGGCCTGCACCTGTCAGATATTAGCTAGGAGGATagtattattatcttaattatattattattatttacttaatgaaGAATGTTTTCTTTTCAGATAGTATGTCTACCAGACACATTTGACACAAGTTTCCTGTCCGTACTTGAGATGATTGACCTCAGGCTCAACCCTATCTGTGAATTGGCACATCCCGTAAGTAGAAATGTCTGTTATTTATCTCTCAGTCTAGTATGAAACCCATGCTTAGCACTGGtaatgtgaaaaaaaatatttattttactgctcATTCTCTGAGAAATTATCTATTTCCAGCATGTAGGAGactaaatcattttataatatctaaCAGAAGAACTGAACTGATTAAGATTGTATTATACTAACAATAGATTTTGCAGGGGCTGTCTTTAAAATAGTACCTACCTCCATTTTTATCtcgcaaatatttataaatctagtGTGAATATTCAAGAACCCTTTTAAAGTTAGATAGAATTGAAACTATAAATTGAATTACTTATAGCTCTTTTCgaaaatgtgtaataaaattacgGGAATTCATTATTGGTGTTGGAGCACTGCACAAAGAGGGGACGGCCAATTTAGGCGCGAACAAAATGGGTGTCGTCCGTAGGTCGGCTGCGTAACTAGGACAAATCATGAGTGCAATGCTTACAGGCAAAAAATTGGCAAGGTTACAAATATAATCTTATTTGCTTTCACGTCACCTTGTTCCGTTCGTGTTTGACCTTAGCAATTTAGTGTGggaactaaaatgtatttttaacatagatCAATGATCTCATTGTTAAGATTATATATTAggttgataaataatatattatcacgcctgtgTACCCGAAAGTGCAGgcagatgtgtatgaaatacaccctcttatcgccattaacaatgttagtctcatgggTATTATTATCCCATTTGTTAACATCCCATCTCTGGGCatgttaacaaaattataagtaactagctgacccgtgcaacttcgcttgcgtcacataagagagaatctatactaatattataaagctgaagagtttgtttgtttgtttgtttgaacgcgccaatctcgggaactactggtcctatttgaaaaattatttcactgttagatagcccatttatcgcggaaggttataggctatatatcattacggctatatatatagtatagatactaaGAGATGTTTGTAGGTTGACCAAGCAATAcagtataatattgtttattagtattactaactcataaaatactttgtagTGAACTAATATTTGGGAACATAAACTAATTACATCAAGCTGCTAtcatctaaatatttttttgcattaattTGGGTTCAAACTTCTTTGCCAATATCATAAGAAAAATCTAATTTCTATCTATTTAAGCATCTGTCTGTctgcataaaaaaatgtttaatcgTAATTCGTAGGTATGACGttagtataaattatttgttactgcGTGACTCCACACAAATTTCTAATGTCAACTTTCCTCAGGATCACCCCCTAGTCCGGTACTGCGAAGAGCTGCCCACAACGGAAGGGAACCTGGGAGACATGAGTTCACTAGCGTCCAGCAGCAGTAGGGGCCACGCAGCCCAGGCGCTGGCCATCAACGCCACAGCATTGAGGATACCAGCCGTGCCTGTCAACAGACACCCAGAACCACTCGTACTAGGTAAGTCATtgaaggcgcccatagccagcgctcaccggtcgtgggttaagcaaccgttggtgccatattttatgaaaataaatgatttaatttgtaagtgcgagcgagagagccCAATAATGTTACATGACGTAGTTGGTCGCACGTTTGAAATAGCCCAAGAATAGTGTGGCAATGGAAAGCATTGATTTAAGTAATTTGTAGTCACTATCGCTGTGGCGCGGTCGATAGTGTATGCGATTTCCGTGCTTGTGACTAggatttatattcaaaatatcaatttattttttcattaattttggaACTAAGTTTGAAATGATTATATAATTTTCTGACCGTTTCGAAGGCCAGTTGCTTGTGAGATTAAACCGCAAGAAACTTACATATACGTATGTGACCCGGGTTGtgcttaaaaaatgttatttccaAGTATTTCTGCGAAGAGTTcacttatttaataaacttgTGTTATGTAGAAATGGAGCTGGACGCGTCGTCGGTGGAGTCGTCTGAAGACTGGGAGAACAGCGTGAACAGCTCCGAGCTCGACGTGCAGTACCAGAGTGATGACGAACGAGCTGAAAATGAGGTAATACTGAATTATATCATTATTGACAACTTTAGTTAtaccaggggttcccaaccttttcttagtccgggaccacttttacattattcttgttagcaggggccactatgtaagtatattaaaaataaagtgtaataaccatcttgataataataaactttaaaataattggcggaccatattttgacttccacggaccactggttgggaaccactgagtTATACTAATACAACTATAATCGGCAAGGTAttgtggattcgattcccagtCTCAACAATCTTttacgttattattattatgatttgtaaaattaaatagtcaGTTCAGTTCTAATCACACAATGTTTTAGTAAATCCAAATCAATGGTACATTTATAACGTACATCCCAAAAGTTATATATTAGTACgagaattttctttaaaaatcacTAATTGCACCAACTTGTGACTTACAAGAAAATGTTCATTTCTCCTTTCATATTATTAACTATCAAAACTCATATGGAAATGTGTGACTATGAGAAAACACCCCAAATTTTTATTCTCTTCACaaaatgtagaaaataattgtacttACCTACACCAGGTTTCTAGTGTCCTTTAAGTTCGAGTGTTATTCATTTCTATtacaattttagtttattatttcatcagaatttatttacatacctgCCTATTTACCTATATTATGTTCCTTATCACAATATCCCTTCATGCACAAACATCCGGACGGTGTTGTTAACAAGCTCACGTTAGATCGCACAATTCTTTCAGGCCGTCGGCATGGTGTTGCCAGAACTGTCCCGCTACGCATCCACCGCCAGCTGAAATATACCCACCAGGTATGGCAACACTGCACACAGAAACTGCAAGTACCaaggtatattaaaaaaacaaagatatttttgttaaacattgCGCAATTTTTCAAGTATGGCAacattttcaagttattttttttatataaattatcagattgatattttaattatgatattatttctagatttaaaatcattttttgaataacgattgtaaaaaaaaggaaattattttgttagaaatttaaaattaattcacttGTTACAAACAatataccgtaaaacggggtgaatagaattcgcggggtgaatagaaaaaaaatcaggaaagttttcaagcccaatgtttgagtactcctcgtataagaattttgttcaaatttgaaatgattacacgtcgatattacttctctgcggtgtcataattgtttaaatgtttaaattgatatttatacccaaaaaattgcttcaaagtcaaccgtcctcgaatgccttaatggtccatacatttttttcaaaactctggatttaaagtggaatttcttttctaatgagttgtttggagtgtttatctctttaggtgtatatttatctataaagatacaatattgttaactgaaaaaacgttttaaaacacaatttttccattcacccctttggtcgtttcgattcacccctatcgctgggtgaatagaaattgaccattttttttaatgaaatatcgtaaaactatgcatatttttggacaaatatggttttaactctttcttcatggcgccggacatgatataaaacaacctgacaataaaaataacaagttattcgctacaaatttttaggacaaagttgaaaattgtttctattcaccccgttttacggtaacaATCTTTCCTTAAATAATAGACttaattttacacaaacaaacatagctacaaaaataatgtgttaatgatattttcttgaaaatattattattatgcaacgAGACATAATATAAAGTACTTGTTAATTATTAGCACAAAATATGACAATATATTTCATATGCATTGTTTTTCAGTACAGGAGGCCAAAATTGGGTTATTTTAGCTCACAAAGGGATTTGTCTTAAAACAATTTGATAACTTTTTAAtaggatatttttaatagacattcagatattttgttacttacGTGATTGtgggaggagctcgtggcttagttaacaacagccgtaCGGATCGGTCTCTGTGgtgctacgcttgccgaggttgttctgcggatgggtttccatcttatacatatcgagttccttcgtgtttcggaaggcacgttaaattgtgggtcccggctgtcattttcgatgatctttgacagtcgtaaacagtagtcagaagcttg from Anticarsia gemmatalis isolate Benzon Research Colony breed Stoneville strain chromosome 26, ilAntGemm2 primary, whole genome shotgun sequence harbors:
- the LOC142984111 gene encoding uncharacterized protein LOC142984111 isoform X1; this translates as MSAILKFIRENHILALIEQAIVKKKSRLSLNAYEIIEIPSLLYTCSDVEHLYLHRNKITIVPMEITQLVNLTTLTLDYNNISSLPPEIGNLKNLVNLNISYNPLNVLIPEIGDLENLEAFWCNKIGLREIPKEIGKLEKLDTFGARGNELKTIPDEMTKLSKLRWLTLENNQIETLPDTMDKMEALVHCNLRNNRVREFPISILKCPDLMFLQLNNNQIVCLPDTFDTSFLSVLEMIDLRLNPICELAHPDHPLVRYCEELPTTEGNLGDMSSLASSSSRGHAAQALAINATALRIPAVPVNRHPEPLVLEMELDASSVESSEDWENSVNSSELDVQYQSDDERAENEIAQFFQAVGMVLPELSRYASTAS
- the LOC142984111 gene encoding uncharacterized protein LOC142984111 isoform X2, with the translated sequence MSAILKFIRENHILALIEQAIVKKKSRLSLNAYEIIEIPSLLYTCSDVEHLYLHRNKITIVPMEITQLVNLTTLTLDYNNISSLPPEIGNLKNLVNLNISYNPLNVLIPEIGDLENLEAFWCNKIGLREIPKEIGKLEKLDTFGARGNELKTIPDEMTKLSKLRWLTLENNQIETLPDTMDKMEALVHCNLRNNRVREFPISILKCPDLMFLQLNNNQIVCLPDTFDTSFLSVLEMIDLRLNPICELAHPDHPLVRYCEELPTTEGNLGDMSSLASSSSRGHAAQALAINATALRIPAVPVNRHPEPLVLEMELDASSVESSEDWENSVNSSELDVQYQSDDERAENEAVGMVLPELSRYASTAS